In one Papilio machaon chromosome 15, ilPapMach1.1, whole genome shotgun sequence genomic region, the following are encoded:
- the LOC123721709 gene encoding uncharacterized protein LOC123721709, which produces MSLQRTPPGKFASDTDIPATIDIGFVNSRKRKQPDCDGAQTLDCIERLSKTISNELTKITSTLTDINNKMTKLQNDNININKSLGETNERLSEIEKSLNFLSERQDGFETRLKALEGQITRTPDLTIQLATIENKISLMEQQARQCNLEISNIKERRGENLVQIVENLGNIIKQPIRAADVVAVHRVPHADQNNKRPKNIIVKFTSRILRDNFISASRATKGLNSTMLSITGSPAPLYVNEHLTLNNKILFRQSREAAKKHGFRYVWVKHGVILARKTDTSPVIAIRTDQDIEKFK; this is translated from the coding sequence ATGTCGCTGCAACGAACACCGCCGGGTAAATTCGCATCCGACACGGATATACCCGCAACGATAGACATCGGTTTTGTGAACAGTCGAAAACGTAAACAGCCCGACTGTGATGGAGCACAAACCTTAGATTGCATTGAGAGACTTTCAAAAACAATCAGCAatgaattaactaaaataacatCGACCCTAACAGATATCAACAATAAGAtgacaaaattacaaaatgacaacatcaatatcaataaatcCTTAGGTGAAACAAATGAGAGGTTgtcagaaattgaaaaatcGCTAAATTTCTTATCAGAAAGACAAGATGGCTTTGAAACTCGTCTGAAGGCCCTAGAAGGTCAGATTACTCGCACCCCTGATCTTACAATACAATTGGCTacaatcgaaaataaaatttctttaatggAACAACAGGCCCGACAGTGTAATTTAGAGATATCTAATATTAAAGAACGGCGTGGCGAGAATCTAGTTCAAATAGTAGAAAACTTGGGTAACATCATCAAACAACCAATTAGGGCAGCTGACGTTGTAGCCGTTCATCGAGTCCCGCACGCTGACCAAAACAACAAGCGACCCAAAAATATAATCGTTAAATTCACCTCGAGGATACTACGTGATAACTTCATCTCAGCATCGCGCGCAACAAAAGGACTAAACTCAACTATGCTGTCCATAACTGGGTCGCCGGCGCCACTGTATGTGAATGAACACCTTACGctgaataacaaaattttgtttCGTCAATCTCGCGAGGCTGCGAAGAAACATGGCTTCAGGTACGTGTGGGTTAAGCACGGAGTCATTCTTGCACGGAAGACGGACACCTCCCCGGTTATCGCTATTCGAACAGACCAAGATATTGAaaagttcaaataa
- the LOC106710224 gene encoding uncharacterized protein LOC106710224: MTYFTLAVCVSATVALVSSSVVQAPVNGNFELLILHNNDMHARFEQTSQLSGACTTSDREAGKCYGGFPRVAHVVKEARKAAASGEGPPVLYLNAGDTYTGTAWFTIYKWKIAAEFLNALQPDAVSLGGNDFEKDSAQLSPLLKSISTPILATNIILNTEEKERLQKSVVFNVKGYKVGIVGYVTPELSTLDNAGAVEYIDEVIALQEEVNKLKEQNVSIVIVLGHANIDKVTEIAAEVDGIDLIINGYKNVYGSNGNTKNLQHEVENVITVTQQTGKRVPIVQSFAYNQNLGKVLTKFNSNGELSDYQAEQIPLDFSVPQDTNALAIMKTYMADIDLLSQEVIGSTAVVLDGDTCKAEECNFGNLITDSMMYYYSIRHQGDRWTDAPIAMIHSSAITTSIAPQNRPAAVTKRALLSAIQSEGNLVAVTMTGTVLKQVLEHSVADYRSINPSGRFLQYSGIRVTYDIANAPGSRIVDAVVRCGACSIPEFQTINDSIEYSILMPLSLANGAEEYSMLIGLPRRFLDFDEAFGAEKYIAQRSPVYPEVSGRISLGNHEFDNGVSGLTPFIENLTCPVLAANLILNREPSLQAQKNLMKSITLDINGTKIGIIGYLTPDTKILAIRNNVEYIEEEIAIRNEIAELKRQNVKIFIALGHSGYLKDMKIAKIEDIDLVIGGHTNTFLWEGKTIDSEKVDGPYPTLVKQTSGKIVPVVQAYAYTKYLGKLRIVFNSSGDIISFNGNPILLDNSVPQDADILEIVKKYRKNVAKLTEVVVGKISVVLDGQSCRLKECNMGNLITDAMVYKYASEYDGKGWTDAPIAIIQGGGIRASIAHTNLPTNITKGDLLIVMPFDGNMVKLSINGSNIWKMLEHSVAGYLPLRSPGEFLQFSGLKVEYDFEKPPGMRVKSVSILCGNCYLPTYSLLNRTKVYNILMPSFLSMGGGGFSSLGNHEFDNGVSGLTPFIQNLTTPVLAANLKLNNVPELPAEANLRKSVVFNVSDVAVGVIGYLTPETKVLAVHNNVEYIDEIVALRDEVKNLKNEGVNIIIALGHSGYLKDLEIAKAVDGIDLVIGGHSNTFLWNGTTPDSDEIQGPYPTYVTQASGKQVPVVQAYAYTKYLGRLHMVFDSNGDVINIDGNPILLDNSIPQDPELLQIVERYRRDILNITEEVLGQTSVVLDGLSCQNKECNLGNLIADAMVFRYATDYKGKYWTDAPIAAIQGGGIRSSIANTKAPTNITKGDLLGVMPFEGILVTAEMSGTVLLQMLEYGCLGNHEFDEDVEGVVPFIKNLTTPVLAANLILDKVPELQNITNLYKSIILLKKGVKIGVIGYLTPDTKFLAPKNNVDYEDEIPAIRREVNLLRKKGVNIIIALGHSGFLKDIEIAKEVDGLDLVIGGHSNTFLWNGEHFTESPEHPQGLYPTMIKQSSGRIVPVVQAYAYTKYLGKLHLVFDSSGEILKCFGDPILLHQGIPNDEEVLTIIKRYRGDIDRINNEIIGSSLIFLDGEQCRLRECNLGSLITDATLNYTKRISKDKYADVNIVFIQGGRIRSSLGRSETPYNITRGDFITVLPFSDTLSVVTMNGSMLIQALEHSVASWRTIDSPGQFLQLTGVEVTYDLSKEPGGRVKVVKAICTECSALDEVRDYLTYKVIMPGFLADGGDGYSIFEKLPKDILSYNELTCTLDYLRTYSPINPEQSGRITVLNEDVVIKNVSRIAFNKPIDNSKSNVNHINIFLIATMILHNIY, from the exons ACGTACTTCACCCTAGCAGTGTGCGTTTCTGCCACTGTAGCGCTAGTATCGAGTAGTGTTGTCCAGGCGCCGGTTAATGGCAACTTCGAGCTGCTCATTCTGCACAACAATGACATGCACGCCCGCTTCGAACAGACGTCCCAGCTAAGTGGCGCTTGTACTACATCTGATAGAGAAGCGGGAAAATGCTACGGGGGATTTCCGAGAGTAGCACATGT AGTGAAAGAGGCGAGAAAAGCGGCTGCGTCTGGCGAAGGGCCGCCGGTTCTGTACCTGAACGCTGGTGACACATACACTGGTACCGCCTGGTTCACCATCTATAAGTGGAAAATCGCCGCTGAATTCCTCAACGCATTACAACCAGACGCCGTT TCACTTGGAGGAAACGACTTTGAAAAAGATTCTGCACAATTATCACcgcttttaaaaagtataagtaCGCCTATACTGgccacaaatataattttaaacactgaagaaaaagaaagattACAAAAGTCCGttgtatttaatgtaaaaggaTATAAAGTTGGAATAGTTGGTTATGTTACTCCGGAATTGAGTACACTTGATAATGCAGGTGCTGTGGAATACATAGACGAAGTTATAGCTCTACAGGAAgaagtaaacaaattaaaagaacaaaacGTGTCAATAGTCATAGTTTTAGGACACGCAAATATAGATAAAGTTACAGAAATTGCAGCCGAAGTTGATggcattgatttaattataaacggatataaaaatgtttacggaTCGAACGGCAATACAAAGAATTTACAACATGAAGtagaaaatgtaataacagTGACCCAACAGACTGGTAAGAGAGTACCAATCGTCCAATCATTTGCATATAATCAAAATTTAGGTAAAGTACTTACCAAATTTAATAGCAATGGTGAATTATCAGACTACCAAGCTGAACAGATTCCATTAGATTTCTCTGTTCCTCAAGATACAAATGCTCTAGCAATAATGAAGACCTATATGGCAGATATTGATTTACTAAGTCAAGAAGTAATAGGCAGCACCGCTGTAGTTCTAGATGGAGACACATGCAAAGCAGAAGAATGTAATTTTGGCAACTTAATTACTGATTCTATGatgtattattattctattagaCACCAAGGTGATCGTTGGACTGATGCGCCGATTGCTATGATTCATAGCAGTGCTATAACCACATCTATCGCACCACAAAACCGACCAGCGGCTGTTACCAAGCGTGCTTTGTTGTCTGCTATACAATCAGAAGGTAACTTAGTCGCTGTTACAATGACTGGAACTGTATTGAAACAAGTACTGGAGCATTCGGTCGCGGACTATCGTTCAATTAATCCGTCCGGTCGATTCCTTCAATACTCTGGCATTCGAGTGACGTATGATATTGCTAATGCACCGGGTTCTAGAATAGTCGATGCCGTTGTAAGATGTGGGGCTTGTTCTATCCCTGAGTTTCAGACTATCAATGATTCAATAGAGTACTCGATACTGATGCCATTATCGTTAGCAAATGGTGCAGAAGAATATTCCATGCTTATCGGACTTCCTCGACGATTTCTTGACTTTGACGAAGCGTTTGGTGccgaaaaatatattgctcAACGTAGTCCGGTATATCCTGAAGTATCGGGTCGAATT TCCCTTGGCAATCATGAATTTGACAACGGTGTCTCCGGTTTGACGCCTTTCATCGAAAACTTAACATGTCCAGTGCTCGCAGCAAATCTTATCCTGAATCGGGAACCTTCACTGCAAGCCCAAAAGAATTTAATGAAGTCTATAACACTTGATATAAACGGAACAAAAATAGGAATCATAGGCTACCTAACTCCCGATACGAAAATTCTAGCAATACGAAACAATGTGGAATACATAGAGGAAGAAATAGCTATCAGAAATGAAATTGCTGAATTGAAAAggcaaaatgttaaaatattcatagcTTTGGGCCATTCGGGATATCTCAAAGATATGAAAATAGCAAAAATAGAAGATATTGATTTAGTCATTGGTGGTCATACTAACACATTCCTTTGGGAAGGTAAAACTATTGATTCAGAAAAAGTGGACGGTCCATATCCTACACTAGTTAAACAAACTAGTGGTAAAATAGTTCCAGTAGTTCAAGCGTATGCGTACACAAAATATTTGGGCAAATTGCGAATTGTCTTTAACAGTAGCGGTGACATAATTAGTTTCAATGGCAATCCTATTCTACTTGATAACTCGGTACCACAAGATGCTGATATTTTAGAAATCGTgaaaaaatatcgtaaaaaCGTTGCAAAATTAACCGAGGTAGTGGTAGGAAAAATATCAGTAGTCTTGGATGGTCAATCATGTCGACTAAAGGAGTGTAATATGGGAAACTTGATTACAGACGCAATGGTTTATAAATATGCATCTGAATATGATGGAAAAGGATGGACAGATGCGCCTATTGCTATTATTCAAGGAGGTGGTATCAGAGCATCGATAGCACACACTAATCTACCAACAAATATAACTAAAGGCGATCTTTTGATAGTAATGCCTTTTGACGGAAACATGGTTAAATTGTCAATCAATGGATCAAATATTTGGAAAATGTTAGAGCATTCTGTGGCAGGTTATCTTCCTCTTCGCTCTCCGGGAGAGTTCCTACAATTCTCAGGACTTAAAGTGGAATATGATTTCGAGAAACCTCCGGGCATGAGAGTTAAAAGTGTATCCATACTTTGTGGCAATTGTTATTTGCCTACGTATTCTTTATTGAACCGAACGAAAGTGTATAATATATTGATGCCTTCATTTTTATCAATGGGTGGCGGTGgtttttct TCCCTTGGAAATCACGAGTTTGACAACGGAGTCAGTGGGCTCACGCCATTCATACAAAATCTGACAACTCCCGTTTTAGCAGccaatttaaaactaaacaatgtTCCCGAACTTCCAGCCGAAGCAAACCTTAGAAAATCCGTCGTCTTCAATGTGTCCGATGTCGCTGTAGGAGTAATTGGATATCTAACTCCAGAAACAAAAGTATTAGCTGTCCACAATAACGTCGAATATATTGACGAGATAGTAGCGCTTAGAGACGAAgtaaaaaacttgaaaaatgAAGGTGTCAATATAATAATCGCACTTGGTCATTCTGGTTATTTGAAAGATTTAGAAATAGCGAAAGCTGTAGATGGTATAGATTTAGTGATCGGTGGACATTCAAATACCTTTCTGTGGAACGGTACAACGCCCGATTCAGACGAGATTCAAGGCCCTTATCCTACTTATGTCACACAGGCGAGCGGTAAACAAGTACCTGTTGTACAAGCGTATGCATACACGAAGTATCTTGGAAGACTACACATGGTATTCGATTCTAATGGAGacgttataaatatagacGGAAACCCTATCCTATTAGATAATAGCATACCTCAAGACCCAGAACTTCTGCAAATCGTGGAACGATACAGAAGGGATATTCTTAATATTACTGAAGAGGTCCTTGGACAAACGTCTGTCGTACTCGATGGTTTGAGTTGCCAAAATAAGGAATGTAATCTCGGGAACTTGATAGCTGATGCAATGGTTTTCCGATACGCGACAGATTACAAGGGAAAGTATTGGACGGATGCACCAATAGCAGCCATACAAGGAGGTGGAATAAGATCTTCGATAGCGAATACGAAAGCACCTACTAATATAACTAAAGGAGATTTATTAGGTGTAATGCCGTTTGAAGGAATTTTAGTCACAGCCGAGATGAGTGGAACAGTATTACTACAGATGCTCGAGTATGGC TGTCTCGGAAACCATGAATTCGACGAGGACGTGGAGGGGGTTGTACCgttcataaaaaacttaacgaCACCGGTATTAGCTGCAAATCTGATATTAGACAAAGTACCAGAACTCCAGAATATAACTAACTTGTACAAatcgataattttattaaagaaaggCGTAAAAATAGGTGTTATAGGCTATTTAACTCCGGACACAAAATTTCTTGCACCTAAAAACAATGTAGATTATGAAGACGAAATACCAGCTATACGAAGAGAAGTAAacttgttaagaaaaaaaggtgtcaatattattatagctTTAGGTCACTCTGGTTTTCTTAAAGACATAGAAATTGCAAAGGAGGTAGATGGACTAGATTTAGTGATCGGTGGTCACTCAAACACATTCTTGTGGAACGGAGAACATTTCACAGAATCTCCAGAGCATCCGCAAGGCTTGTACCCCACAATGATAAAACAATCATCAGGTAGAATAGTCCCAGTAGTTCAAGCGTACGCTTACACAAAGTATTTGGgtaaattacatttagtttttGATTCATCAGGCGAGATTTTAAAATGCTTCGGCGATCCTATATTGTTACATCAGGGAATACCGAACGACGAAGAAGtcttaacaataataaagagGTATAGAGGGGACATTGACCGaattaacaatgaaattattgGCAGCTCTTTAATATTTCTAGATGGTGAACAATGTCGTTTGAGAGAATGCAACTTGGGTAGTCTAATAACTGATGCAACTTTGAATTACACCAAACGTATTAGTAAAGACAAATACGCCGATGTTAATATAGTGTTTATCCAAGGAGGTCGAATAAGATCTTCTCTAGGACGTAGTGAAACACCATATAACATCACAAGGGGAGATTTCATCACAGTTCTACCATTTTCGGATACTTTATCTGTGGTAACGATGAACGGTTCAATGTTAATTCAAGCTCTAGAACATTCCGTGGCCTCGTGGCGTACTATAGATAGTCCTGGACAATTCTTACAACTGACAGGTGTTGAAGTGACATATGATTTGTCAAAAGAGCCCGGAGGTCGCGTTAAAGTGGTTAAAGCGATATGCACTGAATGCTCTGCCTTAGACGAAGTCCGAGATTACTTGACCTATAAGGTAATAATGCCCGGTTTTTTGGCAGACGGTGGTGATGGTTAtagtatatttgaaaaattaccaaaggacattttatcttataatGAATTGACATGCACTTTAGACTATTTAAGAACTTATAGCCCTATTAATCCAGAACAATCGGGACGTATTACTGTACTTAATGAAGatgtagttattaaaaatgtctcaCGAATTGCATTTAACAAACCAATAGACAATTCTAAATCCAATGTcaatcatataaatatattcttaataGCAACAATgattttacataacatttattaa
- the LOC106710230 gene encoding SET and MYND domain-containing protein 4 has protein sequence MIIDHLYEGLLRKLTAQGKIKDISNKLLSLQSNDERVLYVYELVKDLNCFPVLNNVKKSDNVSTYYRNQGNKCFQLHENLKAWQFYNLALLYAPFNSNNYCYALSNRSIIFLELKKFEECLVDIDKVLALDYPKELQEKLLKRKEICDEKLLKNTFKNAEKLDLSEILAMKSTKDSRYLCASTKLEVLFTEQFGRQVIAKEDINVGEVLVEEEPYLTVQLKSQFILSCSYCLSRQINLYPCDNCCYALYCSTECKNKAFKEYHAVECQLMATLYNMDFTKLELLALRTVIKSRNDHNNWADLFKTISDAEANMNNEFRGHVQVNGKWIFDSKHYATIHTLESNIDKRSVSDIFQKSVTGAVFLKFLKEDTNFLQLEDIKLYETVVKTVAGLLLLHLMTSPTNMHGITSTMETNGVYVKEVNLASAPYGYHSLLNHSCSPNVVRYNKIGSGRMSLMVLRPIKKGMQLFDNYGAHHALEQRDARRANLKFQYKFDCICEACVNNWPTYLSIGPSIHVPAKLISIKNKLISKCVIGDLERGNIATAQKVFKTLCSLCQNFEPYAPCVELLDCQEALKQCLAIFSGLLPDGNEILIPWTAIPPEFSI, from the exons ATGATTATTGATCACTTGTATGAAGGTCTTCTTCGAAAATTGACTGCAcaaggtaaaataaaagatatttcaaataaattgttatctttgCAAAGCAATGATGAACGGGTACTATATGTCTACGAATTAGTAAaggatttaaattgttttcccGTACTTAACAATGTGAAAAAATCAGACAATGTGTCTACATATTACCGTAACCAAGGAAACAAATGTTTCCAGTTACATGAGAATTTGAAAGCATggcaattttataatttggcCTTACTATATGCTCCTTTCAACTCCAATAACTACTGCTATGCTTTATCAAATagatcaattatatttttggaatTAAAGAAGTTTGAGGAATGTTTGGTTGATATAGATAAAGTACTTGCTCTGGATTACCCTAAGGAACTAcaagaaaaattattgaaaagaaaagaaatatgtgatgaaaaattacttaaaaatacttttaaaaatgcagAGAAATTAGATTTAAGTGAGATTTTAGCTATGAAAAGTACAAAAGATTCTAGATACTTGTGTGCAAGTACAAAGTTAGAGGTGCTATTTACTGAACAGTTTGGGCGCCAGGTGATTGCCAAAGAAGATATAAATGTGGGTGAAGTACTTGTTGAAGAGGAACCATACCTCACTGTGCAGCTAAAATCACAGTTCATTTTAAGTTGCAGCTATTGTCTTTCAAGACAAATAAACTTGTATCCATGTGATAATTGTTGTTATGCTCTCTATTGTAGCACTGAGTGCAAGAATAAGGCTTTTAAAGAATATCATGCTGTTGAGTGTCAATTAATGGCAACACTGTACAATATGGACTTTACAAAATTGGAATTACTAGCACTTAGAACCGTGATAAAGTCACGAAATGACCACAACAATTGGGCTgatctatttaaaacaatcagCGATGCAGAGGCAAATATGAACAATGAATTTCGTGGGCATGTTCAAGTAAATGGCAAATGGATATTTGATTCCAAACATTATGCTACAATACACACTTTAGAAAGCAACATTGATAAACGGTCTGTATCTGATATATTTCAGAAATCTGTTACGGGtgctgtatttttaaaatttttgaaggAAGATACTAACTTTCTTCAATtagaagatataaaattatatgagaCTGTAGTAAAGACTGTTGCTGGACTGTTACTGCTTCATTTAATGACAAGTCCTACTAATATGCATGGTATCACCTCAACTATGGAGACAAATGGTGTCTATGTAAAAGAGGTGAATTTGGCAAGTGCACCTTATGGATATCATAGCCTTTTGAATCATTCTTGTTCCCCAAATGTTGTAAGATATAACAAAATAGGTTCTGGTAGAATGTCCCTAATGGTATTACGTCCCATCAAGAAAGGAATGCAACTATTTGATAACTATGg AGCCCACCACGCCTTAGAGCAGAGGGACGCACGTCGGGCAAATcttaaatttcaatacaaatttgACTGCATTTGTGAAGCATGCGTTAACAACTGGCCAACATACTTAAGTATAGGGCCATCTATACATGTTCCTGCAAAGTTgataagtattaaaaacaaattaataagtaaatgtgtTATAGGAGATTTAGAAAGAGGTAATATAGCGACTgcacaaaaagtttttaaaacattatgtagTTTGTGCCAAAATTTTGAGCCTTACGCACCATGTGTGGAATTGTTAGATTGTCAAGAAGCATTGAAACAGTGTTTAGCTATTTTCTCTGGTCTACTGCCAGAtggtaatgaaatattaataccaTGGACAGCTATCCCTCCAGAATTTTcgatttag
- the LOC106710223 gene encoding protein OSCP1: MSHFATPFIVINLGCEMIYVIDQRLKSQNIPMDKSERVLTDIVTVLLHPKLQQELFLPQPVAAHSVIKQLLQDISAASIMKLDEYSMNKLWDLMTMILKWQISITNNHSIFDITRRHLKGVATLMPDNFSKSIFDDVLKQIQVLQEKMSDDAYKCLYNTILLWFSEYHTKISVLLRLGLQNKDGTFNSSTIINPKIAQNLGENIYKYDNKKDSLEEYDKHTSDNNEINCLLAHIETTKNSEKQSIQIKLPLEMEANSRRILNINKDYFEKIQTNVIERGNDLSFVADVPKSPQEDLLKMLNDI, encoded by the exons atgtcGCACTTTGCAACaccatttattgtaataaatttaggtTGTGAAATGATATACGTTATTGATCAGCGattaaaaagtcaaaataTTCCCATGGATAAATCCGAAAGAG TGCTAACCGATATAGTTACGGTGCTTCTTCACCCTAAACTTCAACAGGAACTATTTTTACCCCAACCGGTGGCGGCCCACTCAGttataaaacaacttttgCAAGATATATCGGCTGCATCAATTATGAAACTTGATGAATACTCCATGAATAAATTGTGGGATTTAATGACTATGATATTGAAATGGCAAAtatcaataacaaataatCACAGCATTTTTGACATAACTCGCCGACATTTAAAAGGTGTGGCCACACTAATGCCGgacaatttttcaaaaagtatttttgatgatgttttgaaacaaattcAAGTTTTACAGGAAAAAATGTCAGACGATGCCTATAAATgcttatataatacaatactaCTATGGTTTTCAGAGTACCATACAAAAATATCCGTTTTACTTAGATTAGGTCTACAAAATAAGGATGGGACTTTCAATTcttcaacaataataaatcCAAAGATTGCTCAAAATTTaggagaaaatatttataaatatgataataagAAGGATTCTCTTGAAGAATATGACAAGCATACTTCTGATAATAACGAAATAAACTGTTTGTTGGCACATATAGAAACTACGAAAAATTCTGAAAAACAATCTATTCAAATAAAGTTGCCACTAGAAATGGAGGCAAATTCTAGAAGAATTCTAAACATAAACAAAGATTACTTTGAAAAAATCCAAACAAATGTTATAGAAAGAGGAAATGATCTATCTTTTGTAGCTGACGTTCCTAAATCCCCTCAAGAAGAtcttttgaaaatgttaaatgacatatga